One stretch of Lacrimispora sphenoides DNA includes these proteins:
- the infA gene encoding translation initiation factor IF-1, which translates to MSKADVIEIEGTVVEKLPNAMFQVELENGHQVLAHISGKLRMNYIRILPGDKVTIEMSPYDLSKGRIIWRDK; encoded by the coding sequence ATGTCAAAAGCAGATGTTATTGAAATTGAAGGAACCGTTGTGGAGAAGCTTCCCAACGCCATGTTCCAGGTAGAACTGGAGAATGGCCATCAGGTACTTGCTCACATCAGCGGAAAACTTCGCATGAACTACATTCGTATTTTACCGGGAGATAAAGTAACCATTGAGATGTCCCCTTATGATTTAAGCAAGGGAAGGATCATCTGGAGAGACAAATAA